From Dasypus novemcinctus isolate mDasNov1 chromosome 8, mDasNov1.1.hap2, whole genome shotgun sequence, the proteins below share one genomic window:
- the TSC1 gene encoding hamartin isoform X1 yields MAQQANIGELLSMLDSSMLGVPDDITAVFKENLNSDRGSMLVNTLVDYYLETNSQPVLHILTTLQEPHDKHLLDKINEYVGKAATRLRILSLLGHVIRQQPPWKHKLSQAPLLPSLLKCLKTDTDVVVLTTGVLVLITMLPMIPQSGKQHLHDFFDIFGRLSSWCLKKPGHVTEIYLVHLHASVYALFHRLYGMYPCNFVSFLRSHYSMKENLETFEEVVKPMMEHVRIHPELVTGSKDHELDPRRWKRLETHDVVIECAKISLDPTEASYEDGYFVSHQISSRFPHRSADITTSPYVDTQNSYGSATSTPYSTSRLMLLNTPGQLPQTLSSPSTRLLTEPPQATLWSPSMVCGMTTPPTSPGNVPPELSHPYSKVFGTTGGKGTPLGTPATSPPPALLCHSDDYVHISLPQATVTPPKREERTDSSRPCLHRQHHLPNDRGLEEVPGSKGSVTLSDLPEFLGDLASDEDSIEKDKEEAAIFKELSEITTADTEPVVPRGGFDSPFYRDSLPGSQRKTHSAASGAQGTNVNPESLNSSFDKRGPDTPKQAFTPIDLPCGGADESPAGNREHQTSLETSILTPSPCKIPPQRGVGFGSGQPPPYDHLFEVALPKTAYHFVSKKTEELLKKAKGNTEEDYVPSTSPMEVLDRLIQQGADAHTKELNKLSLPSKSVDWTHFGGSPPSDEIHTLRNQLLLLHNQLLYERFKRQQHALRNRRLLRKVIKAAALEEHNAAMKDQLKLQEKDIQIWKVSLQKEQARYSQLQEQRDTVVTQLHSQIRQLQHDREEFYNQSQELQTKLEDCRNMIAELRVELKKANNKVCHTELLLSQVSQKLSNSESVQHQMEFLNRQLLVLGEVNELYLEQLQNKHADTTKEVEMMKTAYRKELEKNRNHLLQQNQRLDTSQKRILELESHLAKKDHLLLEQKKYLEDVKVQARGQLQAAESRYEAQKRITQMFELEILDLYGRLEKDGLLRKLEEEKTEAAEVAEERIDCYNDGCSDSVVGHNEEASGHNGETKIPRPGSTRHNSGSRGGGGSSSSSSELSTPEKPPNQRASPFSSRWETTMGEPSTSIPVTVGSLPSSKSFLGMKARELFRNKSESQCDEDGITISSLSETLKTELGTDSGVEAKTPLNLDGPHPSTPNPDSVGQLRIMDYNEIHHEHS; encoded by the exons ATGGCCCAACAAGCAAACATCGGCGAGCTCCTCTCAATGCTTGATTCCTCCATGCTCGGTGTGCCAGATGATATAACAGCTGTCTTTAAAGAGAACCTCAATTCTG acCGAGGTTCTATGCTAGTAAACACCTTGGTGGATTATTACCTGGAAACCAATTCTCAGCCAGTATTGCACATCCTGACTACATTGCAAGAGCCACATGATAAG CACCTCTTGGACAAAATTAATGAATATGTGGGCAAAGCCGCCACTCGTTTACGCATCCTTTCTTTATTGGGACATGTAATAAGACAGCAGCCACCTTGGAAGCATAAGCTCTCTCAAGCACCTCTTTTGCCTTCTTTACTAAAATGTCTCAAG ACTGACACCGATGTTGTAGTCCTCACAACAGGAGTTTTAGTGTTGATAACCATGTTACCAATGATTCCGCAGTCGGGGAAACAGCATCTTCATGacttctttgatatttttggCCGTCTTTCATCATGGTGCCTGAAGAAACCAG GCCATGTGACAGAAATTTATCTTGTCCATCTCCATGCCAGTGTTTATGCTCTCTTTCATCGCCTTTATGGAATGTATCCTTGCAACTTTGTCTCCTTTCTACGTTCTCACTATAGTATGAAGGAAAACTTGGAGACTTTTGAAGAAGTGGTCAAG CCAATGATGGAGCATGTGCGAATTCATCCAGAATTAGTGACTGGATCCAAGGACCATGAACTGGACCCTCGGAG GTGGAAGAGATTAGAAACTCATGATGTTGTAATAGAGTGTGCCAAAATCTCTCTGGACCCTACAGAAGCCTCATATGAAGATGGCTATTTTGTGTCTCATCAGATCTCATCACGCTTTCCTCATCGTTCAGCTGATATCACCACCAGCCCTTATGTTGATACTCAGAATAGCTATG ggAGTGCTACTTCTACCCCTTACTCCACTTCTCGGCTGATGTTGTTAAATACACCAGGGCAGCTACCTCAGACTCTGAGCTCCCCATCGACACGGCTGTTAACTGAGCCGCCACAA GCTACTCTTTGGAGTCCATCTATGGTTTGTGGTATGACCACTCCTCCAACTTCTCCTGGAAATGTCCCACCTGAGTTGTCACACCCTTACAGTAAAGTCTTTGGTACAACTG GTGGGAAAGGAACTCCTCTGGGAACCCCAGCAACCTCTCCTCCTCCAGCCCTCCTCTGTCATTCGGATGACTATGTGCACATTTCACTACCACAGGCCACAGTCACTCCCCCCAAGAGG GAAGAGAGAACAGATTCTTCAAGGCCATGTCTACACAGGCAACACCATCTTCCTAATGACAGAGGATTAG AAGAGGTACCTGGCAGCAAAGGTTCTGTGACTCTAAGTGATCTTCCAGAGTTTTTAGGTGATCTGGCCTCTGATGAAGATAGtattgaaaaagataaagaagaag CTGCAATATTTAAAGAACTTTCTGAGATCACCACAGCAGATACTGAACCTGTGGTTCCTCGAGGAGGATTTGACTCTCCTTTCTACCGAGACAGTCTTCCGGGTTCACAGAGGAAGACCCATTCAGCAGCTTCTGGTGCTCAGGGCACTAATGTGAACCCTGAGTCTTTAAACTCCTCCTTTGACAAGCGTGGGCCTGACACACCAAAGCAAGCCTTTACTCCCATTGACCTACCCTGTGGAGGTGCTGATGAAAGTCCTGCTGGCAATAGGGAACATCAAACTTCTTTGGAGACGAGTATCCTCACTCCCAGTCCTTGTAAAATTCCACCTCAGAGGGGAGTGGGGTTTGGAAGTGGGCAGCCTCCCCCATATGATCATCTCTTTGAGGTGGCACTGCCAAAGACTGCCTATCATTTTGTCAGCAAAAAGACTGAGGAACTATTAAAGAaggcaaaaggaaacacagaggaaGATTATGTGCCCTCTACCTCCCCAATGGAAGTACTGGATAGACTGATACAGCAGGGAGCAGACGCACACACCAAGGAACTTAACAA GTTGTCTTTACCCAGCAAGTCTGTCGACTGGACCCACTTTGGag GCTCTCCTCCCTCAGATGAGATCCACACCCTCCGTAACCAGTTGCTTTTACTGCACAACCAGTTACTCTATGAGCGTTTTAAGAGGCAGCAGCATGCTCTTCGGAACAGGCGACTCCTCCGGAAGGTGATCAAAGCAGCAGCTCTGGAGGAACATAATGCTGCTATG AAAGATCAGTTGAAGTTACAAGAGAAGGACATCCAGATATGGAAGGTTAGTCTGCAAAAAGAGCAAGCCAGATACAGTCAGCTTCAGGAGCAGCGTGATACTGTGGTAACCCAGCTCCATAGCCAGATCAGACAGCTGCAGCATGACCGAGAAGAATTCTACAACCAGAGCCAGGAATTACAG ACAAAGCTGGAGGACTGCAGGAACATGATTGCAGAGCTGCGGGTAGAATTAAAGAAGGCCAACAACAAGGTGTGTCATACTGAACTGCTGCTCAGTCAGGTTTCTCAAAAG CTCTCAAACAGTGAATCCGTCCAACATCAGATGGAGTTCTTAAACAGACAGCTCTTGGTTCTTGGGGAAGTCAACGAGCTGTATTTGGAACAACTGCAGAACAAGCATGCAGATACCACAAAG gaagtagaaATGATGAAAACTGCTTATcggaaagaattagaaaaaaacaggaaTCACCTTCTCCAGCAGAATCAGAGGCTCGATACCTCCCAAAAACGGATTTTGGAACTGGAATCTCATCTGGCCAAGAAAGACCACCTTCTTTTagaacagaagaaatatttagagGATGTCAAAGTCCAGGCAAG AGGACAACTGCAAGCTGCAGAGAGCAGGTATGAGGCTCAGAAAAGGATCACCCAAATGTTTGAATTGGAGATCTTAGATTTATATGGCAGGTTGGAAAAAGATGGCCTCCTGAGAaaacttgaagaagaaaaaacagaagcaGCTGAAGTAGCAGAAGAAAG GATTGATTGTTATAATGATGGCTGCTCAGATTCAGTAGTAGGGCACAATGAAGAGGCATCTGGCCACAATGGTGAGACCAAGATCCCCAGACCTGGCAGCACCCGGCACAATAGTGGAAGTAGAGGCGGTGgaggaagcagcagcagcagcagtgagCTTTCTACCCCAGAGAAACCCCCAAATCAGAGGGCAAGCCCATTCAGCAGTCGGTGGGAAACTACCATGGGAGAGCCCTCTACCAGCATCCCCGTGACTGTTGGCTCACTTCCCAGTTCAAAGAGCTTCCTGGGTATGAAGGCTCGAGAGTTGTTTCGTAATAAGAGTGAGAGCCAATGTGATGAGGACGGCATAACCATCAGTAGCCTTTCTGAAACCCTAAAGACAGAACTGGGCACAGACTCAGGTGTGGAAGCTAAGACTCCCCTGAACCTAGATGGCCCACACCCTTCTACCCCAAACCCAGACAGTGTTGGACAACTTCGTATCATGGACTACAATGAGATTCATCATGAACACAGCTAA
- the TSC1 gene encoding hamartin isoform X2 gives MMEHVRIHPELVTGSKDHELDPRRWKRLETHDVVIECAKISLDPTEASYEDGYFVSHQISSRFPHRSADITTSPYVDTQNSYGSATSTPYSTSRLMLLNTPGQLPQTLSSPSTRLLTEPPQATLWSPSMVCGMTTPPTSPGNVPPELSHPYSKVFGTTGGKGTPLGTPATSPPPALLCHSDDYVHISLPQATVTPPKREERTDSSRPCLHRQHHLPNDRGLEEVPGSKGSVTLSDLPEFLGDLASDEDSIEKDKEEAAIFKELSEITTADTEPVVPRGGFDSPFYRDSLPGSQRKTHSAASGAQGTNVNPESLNSSFDKRGPDTPKQAFTPIDLPCGGADESPAGNREHQTSLETSILTPSPCKIPPQRGVGFGSGQPPPYDHLFEVALPKTAYHFVSKKTEELLKKAKGNTEEDYVPSTSPMEVLDRLIQQGADAHTKELNKLSLPSKSVDWTHFGGSPPSDEIHTLRNQLLLLHNQLLYERFKRQQHALRNRRLLRKVIKAAALEEHNAAMKDQLKLQEKDIQIWKVSLQKEQARYSQLQEQRDTVVTQLHSQIRQLQHDREEFYNQSQELQTKLEDCRNMIAELRVELKKANNKVCHTELLLSQVSQKLSNSESVQHQMEFLNRQLLVLGEVNELYLEQLQNKHADTTKEVEMMKTAYRKELEKNRNHLLQQNQRLDTSQKRILELESHLAKKDHLLLEQKKYLEDVKVQARGQLQAAESRYEAQKRITQMFELEILDLYGRLEKDGLLRKLEEEKTEAAEVAEERIDCYNDGCSDSVVGHNEEASGHNGETKIPRPGSTRHNSGSRGGGGSSSSSSELSTPEKPPNQRASPFSSRWETTMGEPSTSIPVTVGSLPSSKSFLGMKARELFRNKSESQCDEDGITISSLSETLKTELGTDSGVEAKTPLNLDGPHPSTPNPDSVGQLRIMDYNEIHHEHS, from the exons ATGATGGAGCATGTGCGAATTCATCCAGAATTAGTGACTGGATCCAAGGACCATGAACTGGACCCTCGGAG GTGGAAGAGATTAGAAACTCATGATGTTGTAATAGAGTGTGCCAAAATCTCTCTGGACCCTACAGAAGCCTCATATGAAGATGGCTATTTTGTGTCTCATCAGATCTCATCACGCTTTCCTCATCGTTCAGCTGATATCACCACCAGCCCTTATGTTGATACTCAGAATAGCTATG ggAGTGCTACTTCTACCCCTTACTCCACTTCTCGGCTGATGTTGTTAAATACACCAGGGCAGCTACCTCAGACTCTGAGCTCCCCATCGACACGGCTGTTAACTGAGCCGCCACAA GCTACTCTTTGGAGTCCATCTATGGTTTGTGGTATGACCACTCCTCCAACTTCTCCTGGAAATGTCCCACCTGAGTTGTCACACCCTTACAGTAAAGTCTTTGGTACAACTG GTGGGAAAGGAACTCCTCTGGGAACCCCAGCAACCTCTCCTCCTCCAGCCCTCCTCTGTCATTCGGATGACTATGTGCACATTTCACTACCACAGGCCACAGTCACTCCCCCCAAGAGG GAAGAGAGAACAGATTCTTCAAGGCCATGTCTACACAGGCAACACCATCTTCCTAATGACAGAGGATTAG AAGAGGTACCTGGCAGCAAAGGTTCTGTGACTCTAAGTGATCTTCCAGAGTTTTTAGGTGATCTGGCCTCTGATGAAGATAGtattgaaaaagataaagaagaag CTGCAATATTTAAAGAACTTTCTGAGATCACCACAGCAGATACTGAACCTGTGGTTCCTCGAGGAGGATTTGACTCTCCTTTCTACCGAGACAGTCTTCCGGGTTCACAGAGGAAGACCCATTCAGCAGCTTCTGGTGCTCAGGGCACTAATGTGAACCCTGAGTCTTTAAACTCCTCCTTTGACAAGCGTGGGCCTGACACACCAAAGCAAGCCTTTACTCCCATTGACCTACCCTGTGGAGGTGCTGATGAAAGTCCTGCTGGCAATAGGGAACATCAAACTTCTTTGGAGACGAGTATCCTCACTCCCAGTCCTTGTAAAATTCCACCTCAGAGGGGAGTGGGGTTTGGAAGTGGGCAGCCTCCCCCATATGATCATCTCTTTGAGGTGGCACTGCCAAAGACTGCCTATCATTTTGTCAGCAAAAAGACTGAGGAACTATTAAAGAaggcaaaaggaaacacagaggaaGATTATGTGCCCTCTACCTCCCCAATGGAAGTACTGGATAGACTGATACAGCAGGGAGCAGACGCACACACCAAGGAACTTAACAA GTTGTCTTTACCCAGCAAGTCTGTCGACTGGACCCACTTTGGag GCTCTCCTCCCTCAGATGAGATCCACACCCTCCGTAACCAGTTGCTTTTACTGCACAACCAGTTACTCTATGAGCGTTTTAAGAGGCAGCAGCATGCTCTTCGGAACAGGCGACTCCTCCGGAAGGTGATCAAAGCAGCAGCTCTGGAGGAACATAATGCTGCTATG AAAGATCAGTTGAAGTTACAAGAGAAGGACATCCAGATATGGAAGGTTAGTCTGCAAAAAGAGCAAGCCAGATACAGTCAGCTTCAGGAGCAGCGTGATACTGTGGTAACCCAGCTCCATAGCCAGATCAGACAGCTGCAGCATGACCGAGAAGAATTCTACAACCAGAGCCAGGAATTACAG ACAAAGCTGGAGGACTGCAGGAACATGATTGCAGAGCTGCGGGTAGAATTAAAGAAGGCCAACAACAAGGTGTGTCATACTGAACTGCTGCTCAGTCAGGTTTCTCAAAAG CTCTCAAACAGTGAATCCGTCCAACATCAGATGGAGTTCTTAAACAGACAGCTCTTGGTTCTTGGGGAAGTCAACGAGCTGTATTTGGAACAACTGCAGAACAAGCATGCAGATACCACAAAG gaagtagaaATGATGAAAACTGCTTATcggaaagaattagaaaaaaacaggaaTCACCTTCTCCAGCAGAATCAGAGGCTCGATACCTCCCAAAAACGGATTTTGGAACTGGAATCTCATCTGGCCAAGAAAGACCACCTTCTTTTagaacagaagaaatatttagagGATGTCAAAGTCCAGGCAAG AGGACAACTGCAAGCTGCAGAGAGCAGGTATGAGGCTCAGAAAAGGATCACCCAAATGTTTGAATTGGAGATCTTAGATTTATATGGCAGGTTGGAAAAAGATGGCCTCCTGAGAaaacttgaagaagaaaaaacagaagcaGCTGAAGTAGCAGAAGAAAG GATTGATTGTTATAATGATGGCTGCTCAGATTCAGTAGTAGGGCACAATGAAGAGGCATCTGGCCACAATGGTGAGACCAAGATCCCCAGACCTGGCAGCACCCGGCACAATAGTGGAAGTAGAGGCGGTGgaggaagcagcagcagcagcagtgagCTTTCTACCCCAGAGAAACCCCCAAATCAGAGGGCAAGCCCATTCAGCAGTCGGTGGGAAACTACCATGGGAGAGCCCTCTACCAGCATCCCCGTGACTGTTGGCTCACTTCCCAGTTCAAAGAGCTTCCTGGGTATGAAGGCTCGAGAGTTGTTTCGTAATAAGAGTGAGAGCCAATGTGATGAGGACGGCATAACCATCAGTAGCCTTTCTGAAACCCTAAAGACAGAACTGGGCACAGACTCAGGTGTGGAAGCTAAGACTCCCCTGAACCTAGATGGCCCACACCCTTCTACCCCAAACCCAGACAGTGTTGGACAACTTCGTATCATGGACTACAATGAGATTCATCATGAACACAGCTAA